In the Alkaliphilus oremlandii OhILAs genome, one interval contains:
- a CDS encoding MerR family transcriptional regulator has product MRIGEFAKKYDLTIDTIRHYMDIELLLPEKKGGHYFFGEKEEMNLKEILDLKALKFTLSEIQKIIGYSRLSQLRTKEDQKYIRAILWHKKNTLAEEERSIKNALEILNNKIQEIDCIDEVVEGKIGKTGIHISFMPYLNCPKCQTPLELEDGKITSNMVMEGTFKCSCGYGGNVENGIYISLDSEDEKNIQKGPVDPNVKPAATLGEYMDGTETSLINHIYKSIDAIISHIDLENLNHKIVLELGTGSGFFIKQFLSYLTPNSIYIVTDNDVGRIQYIKDYLEQHSPDCKFIYICADFMKLPIRNESMDYIVNYLTSLTYNFRNEQILDSIVIPKIKKGGNLIGCSYYVKSGSKLLKSVPSTSRRYFEGKSYKNEILNLGFNHIEMKDIGAIAINSKYEGMIKGHELSTLVYCGTK; this is encoded by the coding sequence ATGAGAATAGGGGAATTTGCAAAGAAATATGATCTTACCATTGATACCATTCGCCATTACATGGATATAGAACTTCTTCTGCCAGAGAAGAAGGGGGGGCATTATTTCTTTGGGGAGAAGGAAGAAATGAATTTAAAGGAAATTCTCGATTTAAAGGCGCTAAAATTTACATTATCTGAAATTCAAAAAATTATAGGCTATTCACGATTATCTCAATTGAGAACGAAGGAAGATCAAAAATATATCCGAGCGATCCTATGGCATAAGAAAAACACCTTAGCTGAAGAGGAACGTAGTATTAAAAATGCTCTGGAGATATTAAATAATAAAATTCAAGAAATTGATTGTATTGACGAGGTTGTAGAAGGAAAAATAGGAAAAACAGGAATTCATATATCGTTTATGCCGTATCTGAATTGTCCCAAATGCCAGACGCCGTTAGAACTGGAGGACGGAAAGATTACCAGCAATATGGTAATGGAAGGGACTTTTAAATGTAGCTGCGGCTATGGCGGGAATGTAGAGAATGGAATTTATATATCCTTAGATTCTGAAGATGAGAAGAATATTCAAAAAGGACCTGTTGACCCCAATGTAAAACCAGCCGCTACTTTAGGTGAATACATGGATGGAACGGAGACATCTTTAATTAATCACATCTATAAATCTATCGACGCTATTATAAGTCACATAGATTTAGAGAATTTGAATCATAAGATCGTATTAGAGCTTGGAACTGGGTCTGGATTTTTTATCAAACAGTTCTTATCCTATCTCACTCCAAACAGTATCTATATTGTGACGGATAATGATGTGGGTAGGATTCAATACATCAAAGATTATCTAGAACAGCATTCCCCAGATTGTAAATTCATCTATATTTGTGCTGATTTTATGAAATTACCAATTCGGAATGAAAGTATGGATTATATTGTAAATTACTTGACTTCTTTGACTTATAATTTTAGAAATGAACAAATTTTAGATTCGATCGTAATTCCTAAGATAAAGAAGGGTGGAAATTTGATAGGATGTTCTTATTATGTAAAATCCGGATCTAAATTATTAAAATCTGTACCTTCTACTTCAAGAAGATACTTTGAGGGAAAATCATATAAAAATGAGATTCTAAATTTAGGATTCAATCATATAGAAATGAAGGATATTGGTGCAATTGCCATCAATTCGAAGTATGAAGGAATGATTAAGGGACATGA
- a CDS encoding VOC family protein → MYPMSHVGVRVKNMQVSTEFYCKVLECTVTGSLENEIRKIVFLKAGNSVIELIHKFEDNEKRSAGPVDHIAFAVENLEREIERLKNLGVQIIGGIIQVTERMRVIFFEGPDGERLEFVEQK, encoded by the coding sequence ATGTATCCTATGAGCCATGTAGGCGTAAGGGTTAAGAATATGCAGGTTTCCACGGAATTTTATTGTAAGGTATTGGAATGTACAGTTACAGGAAGCCTAGAAAATGAAATCAGAAAGATTGTATTTTTAAAGGCAGGAAATAGTGTTATTGAGTTAATCCATAAATTTGAAGATAACGAAAAAAGAAGTGCAGGGCCCGTGGATCATATTGCTTTTGCTGTAGAGAATTTAGAGCGTGAGATTGAAAGATTGAAAAATCTAGGGGTTCAGATAATAGGAGGTATCATTCAAGTAACAGAACGTATGCGGGTTATTTTCTTTGAAGGTCCCGACGGTGAGCGGCTGGAATTTGTAGAGCAAAAATAG
- a CDS encoding ATP-dependent DNA helicase, translating to MERKELISLEEYKEVVISIRSLVEFVLMSGDLDSRFTGSSRALEGTRAHQKVQRSYKEGYTPEVSLKYCFPYKKYQMTVQGRADGILIEEDRIIIDEIKSTTLPLDLLEENRNLTHWGQAKCYGYIYAREHQLQNIDIQLTYYHLDTEEIKKFRKTWTFEELERFFNELIEAYYNWVDTLEHWKRARNISIKELQFPFSNYRKGQRELAVAVYRTIKEEKKLFAQAPTGIGKTISTLFPTVKAIGEGITSKVFYLTAKTITRQVAEEAFSRMKSMGLRFKTVTLTAKDKICFEKGKQCNPEECSFAKGHFDRVKSGLADLFQNEDSFTREIIEFYAQRHQICPFEFSLDIAIWADGVICDYNYVFDPRVYLKRFFADEKGDYTFLIDEAHNLVDRSRGMFSAEINKKIFLEQKRVMKHQSQKVYKTLDKLNAFMIEARKKCGEHSFYIQKEENTEIYHLLASFVRETDELFKEGYQMDENKDLLELYFNAFAFLKIAEFYDERYRTYIEKRQGDVFFKIFCLDPSYLLGEAIKRGRTAIFFSATLTPLPYFKEILGGAEEDYAIRLGSPFESENLGLMVADYISTKYRNRDRSYIHIADVIAKVSEGKTGNYFVFFPSYQYMRRVLDVFVEEYPHINVLQQQQTMTEEEREEFLNKFEDQPERTSIAFGVLGGIFSEGVDLVGERLIGVIIIGVGLPQLSLEVNLIMEYFNQKNNKGYEYAYMFPGMNKVLQGAGRVIRTETDRGIVCLVDDRFTSYGYQALFPPEWKHFRKVKDKKQIETYLKEFWHNSSDNTDQREEI from the coding sequence GTGGAACGGAAAGAGTTGATTTCATTGGAAGAATATAAGGAAGTTGTCATATCCATTCGCAGCCTCGTAGAGTTTGTGCTGATGTCTGGGGATTTAGACAGCCGATTTACAGGAAGCAGCAGAGCGTTAGAGGGTACTCGAGCTCATCAAAAGGTACAAAGGTCCTATAAAGAAGGATATACCCCAGAGGTTTCACTGAAGTATTGCTTTCCATATAAAAAATATCAGATGACAGTACAAGGTAGGGCCGATGGCATATTAATTGAAGAAGATCGGATCATCATCGATGAAATAAAGTCCACCACCCTGCCTTTGGACCTTTTAGAAGAAAATCGGAATCTAACGCACTGGGGACAGGCAAAATGCTATGGATATATTTACGCTAGAGAGCATCAACTTCAAAATATAGACATTCAACTGACTTATTACCATCTAGATACGGAAGAAATAAAAAAATTCCGAAAAACATGGACCTTTGAAGAGCTAGAACGCTTTTTCAATGAACTGATAGAGGCCTATTACAACTGGGTGGACACCTTGGAGCATTGGAAACGAGCACGTAATATCAGTATTAAAGAATTACAATTTCCCTTTTCCAATTATCGTAAAGGGCAGAGGGAATTGGCAGTGGCAGTGTATCGAACCATTAAGGAGGAAAAGAAGCTTTTTGCCCAAGCACCGACGGGGATCGGAAAGACCATCTCCACTTTATTTCCCACAGTGAAGGCAATAGGGGAAGGGATTACCTCCAAGGTATTCTATTTAACAGCAAAAACCATAACGCGGCAGGTTGCAGAAGAAGCTTTTAGCAGAATGAAATCCATGGGGCTAAGATTTAAAACCGTTACTTTAACTGCGAAGGATAAAATATGCTTTGAAAAAGGAAAACAGTGCAATCCAGAGGAGTGCAGTTTTGCAAAAGGACATTTTGACAGAGTTAAAAGTGGATTAGCGGATCTATTTCAGAATGAGGACTCTTTTACCAGGGAAATTATAGAATTTTATGCCCAAAGGCACCAAATCTGTCCCTTTGAGTTTTCGTTAGATATTGCAATATGGGCAGATGGCGTTATCTGTGATTATAACTATGTTTTTGACCCTAGGGTATACTTAAAAAGATTCTTTGCAGATGAAAAGGGGGACTATACCTTTTTAATTGATGAGGCCCACAACTTAGTGGATCGATCCAGAGGGATGTTTTCAGCAGAAATCAACAAGAAGATATTTTTAGAGCAAAAAAGAGTGATGAAGCATCAGAGCCAAAAAGTATACAAGACCTTGGACAAGTTAAATGCTTTTATGATTGAGGCGAGAAAGAAGTGTGGAGAGCACTCTTTTTATATACAGAAGGAAGAGAACACAGAGATTTATCATTTATTGGCTAGTTTCGTTAGAGAGACTGATGAACTTTTTAAAGAAGGCTATCAAATGGATGAGAACAAAGATCTATTAGAGCTGTATTTTAATGCGTTTGCTTTTTTAAAAATTGCGGAATTTTACGATGAAAGATATAGAACCTATATAGAAAAAAGACAAGGTGATGTATTTTTCAAGATTTTCTGCCTAGATCCATCCTATTTATTGGGGGAGGCAATTAAAAGAGGAAGAACAGCGATTTTCTTTTCTGCAACCTTAACGCCGCTACCTTATTTTAAGGAGATTTTAGGTGGCGCAGAAGAGGATTATGCCATCCGATTAGGCTCGCCCTTTGAATCCGAAAACCTAGGATTGATGGTAGCGGACTATATCTCTACGAAATATAGGAACCGAGATCGCAGTTATATACATATAGCAGATGTGATTGCCAAGGTATCCGAAGGTAAAACGGGAAATTATTTTGTTTTTTTCCCCTCCTATCAATATATGAGAAGGGTATTGGATGTATTTGTAGAAGAATATCCTCATATCAATGTATTACAGCAGCAACAGACCATGACAGAAGAAGAGCGGGAAGAATTTTTAAATAAATTTGAAGATCAACCGGAGCGTACATCTATTGCTTTTGGTGTTTTAGGGGGCATATTTTCCGAAGGAGTCGATTTAGTAGGAGAACGATTAATTGGTGTAATTATTATTGGTGTAGGACTTCCACAGCTTTCTTTGGAGGTAAACCTGATCATGGAATACTTTAATCAGAAAAATAATAAGGGCTACGAATATGCTTACATGTTTCCTGGCATGAATAAGGTATTACAAGGTGCAGGGCGAGTTATACGGACGGAAACGGACCGAGGCATTGTTTGTCTTGTAGATGACAGATTTACTTCCTATGGCTATCAAGCTTTATTTCCACCAGAGTGGAAGCATTTTAGGAAAGTGAAGGATAAAAAGCAAATCGAAACCTACCTAAAAGAGTTTTGGCATAATTCAAGTGATAATACAGATCAAAGGGAAGAAATTTGA
- a CDS encoding YcxB family protein: MEEIPIKIQYQITEEDYIQFNLHHLENSPSQKKNYNLLRYLIPIIFSVPVYAIGTVLFKQPKEYWIVIAILFIVIWILRYPKMYIRLVEKQTKKLLDEGDNSSVFGKKTMVIYEDHFEVSDGIGTETVSKNSIKDIKVHEDMVLIYLSAFSAEIIPTRFLDEETKTSLLEQLKG, translated from the coding sequence TTGGAGGAGATTCCCATAAAAATTCAATATCAAATCACAGAGGAAGACTATATTCAGTTTAATTTGCATCATCTTGAAAATTCCCCGTCACAGAAGAAAAACTATAATCTATTACGGTATTTGATCCCGATAATATTCTCAGTACCGGTATACGCCATAGGGACCGTCCTATTTAAACAACCGAAGGAGTATTGGATTGTAATTGCAATCCTATTTATTGTAATATGGATCCTCCGATATCCAAAGATGTATATACGGTTAGTAGAAAAGCAGACGAAAAAACTATTGGATGAAGGAGATAATTCTTCTGTATTTGGGAAAAAGACCATGGTCATCTACGAAGATCATTTTGAAGTTTCAGATGGCATTGGAACAGAAACAGTATCTAAGAACAGTATTAAGGATATTAAGGTCCATGAGGACATGGTCTTAATCTATTTAAGTGCTTTTTCTGCTGAAATTATACCAACGAGATTTTTAGATGAGGAAACGAAGACATCTCTTCTGGAACAACTGAAGGGATAG
- a CDS encoding MTH1187 family thiamine-binding protein produces the protein MALLEITVAPLGTGDTSVSKYVAACHKVLAKEEGIQYQLTPMSTIIEGEIDRLFEVAKKLHHVPFSEGAMRVSTSMKIDDRRDKETTIEGKLASVKSKL, from the coding sequence ATGGCACTTTTAGAGATTACTGTAGCACCATTAGGTACGGGAGATACCAGTGTTAGTAAGTATGTAGCCGCTTGTCATAAGGTATTAGCAAAGGAAGAGGGAATTCAGTATCAGCTAACCCCTATGTCTACCATTATCGAAGGAGAGATCGATCGATTATTTGAGGTGGCTAAAAAGCTTCATCACGTTCCGTTTAGCGAAGGCGCCATGAGGGTTTCCACCAGCATGAAAATTGACGATAGAAGAGATAAGGAAACAACCATAGAAGGTAAATTGGCATCTGTTAAAAGTAAATTATAG
- the pcp gene encoding pyroglutamyl-peptidase I: MKILVTGFDPFGGAHINPATEAIKLLPQQINGAEIITIQIPTVFRKSIDVLFRAIKKESPDMVICIGQAGGRYDITVERVAINVDDARIEDNEGNLPIDSPIFEDGAPAYFSDLPIKAMVQAMQAANIPASISNTAGTFVCNHLMYAALHYASQYQPDMKVGFIHIPYLVEQVVGKANTPSMNIQDIVRGLTVAIHAAIENKRDIKVQGGAIC, translated from the coding sequence GTGAAAATACTCGTTACAGGTTTTGATCCGTTTGGGGGAGCGCATATAAATCCTGCCACGGAGGCGATTAAGTTATTACCTCAACAGATCAATGGTGCAGAAATTATTACGATTCAAATTCCTACCGTATTTAGAAAAAGTATCGATGTGTTATTTAGAGCTATAAAAAAAGAGAGTCCAGATATGGTGATTTGCATCGGTCAAGCAGGAGGACGATACGATATCACCGTAGAAAGAGTAGCCATCAACGTAGATGATGCGAGAATTGAGGATAATGAAGGCAATTTACCCATAGATTCTCCTATTTTTGAAGATGGTGCACCTGCATATTTCTCAGATCTTCCAATCAAAGCGATGGTACAGGCCATGCAAGCGGCAAATATCCCTGCATCTATATCCAATACAGCAGGCACCTTTGTGTGCAATCATCTGATGTATGCTGCCTTGCACTATGCAAGTCAGTATCAACCAGATATGAAGGTAGGGTTTATACACATTCCATACTTAGTTGAACAGGTAGTAGGAAAGGCCAACACGCCAAGTATGAATATACAGGATATCGTAAGAGGACTTACGGTCGCCATCCATGCAGCCATTGAAAATAAACGGGATATCAAAGTGCAGGGAGGCGCCATTTGTTAG
- a CDS encoding 3-oxoacid CoA-transferase subunit B, with the protein MSMNNPKEFIARRVAKELKDGDVVNLGIGLPTMVVNYIEKDVDIILQSENGFVGLGPAPEAGKENPYIVNAGGQPVTIKEGGVFFDSAMSFAIIRGGHVDATVLGALQVDQEGNLANWMIPGKMVPGMGGAMDLVVGAKKVIVAMEHTAKGSAKILKKCTLPLTAAAQVDLIVTEMGVMEVIKEGLVLKEINPAFTLDEVKAATEADLIIPADLKSME; encoded by the coding sequence ATGAGTATGAATAATCCAAAGGAATTTATCGCAAGAAGAGTTGCCAAGGAACTAAAGGATGGCGATGTCGTAAATTTAGGAATCGGATTACCGACCATGGTAGTCAACTATATTGAGAAGGATGTAGATATTATACTACAGTCTGAAAATGGTTTTGTTGGTCTGGGCCCTGCACCAGAAGCTGGAAAAGAAAATCCTTATATCGTAAATGCGGGAGGTCAGCCTGTAACCATTAAGGAGGGCGGCGTATTCTTTGATAGTGCTATGTCTTTTGCCATCATTCGAGGTGGACATGTGGATGCAACCGTATTGGGTGCGCTTCAAGTAGACCAAGAAGGAAACCTAGCAAACTGGATGATCCCTGGTAAAATGGTTCCGGGCATGGGCGGTGCAATGGATCTAGTAGTAGGTGCAAAGAAGGTTATCGTAGCAATGGAGCATACAGCAAAAGGTAGCGCAAAGATATTAAAAAAATGTACCCTACCATTAACCGCTGCGGCGCAAGTAGACCTAATTGTTACAGAGATGGGAGTTATGGAGGTTATCAAGGAAGGATTGGTTCTAAAAGAAATCAACCCAGCGTTTACATTGGATGAAGTGAAGGCAGCTACGGAAGCAGATTTAATTATCCCAGCAGATTTAAAAAGCATGGAATAG
- a CDS encoding CoA transferase subunit A codes for MPKIVNMEEAISHVQDGMTVMVGGFLGSGSPHKIIDALVEKGVKDLTLICNDTAFVDAGVGKMIVTKQFKKVIVSHIGTNKETGRQMNEKETEVVLVPQGTLAEQVRAGGAGLGGILTPTGVGTLVEEGKQKIEVGGKTYLLELPLRADVALIFGNKVDKKGNIYFEGASRNFNTLMAMAADTVIIEAEEIVEVGSIAPQDVVTPGIFIDYIVGGGK; via the coding sequence ATGCCTAAAATTGTAAATATGGAAGAAGCCATAAGTCATGTTCAAGATGGTATGACTGTTATGGTGGGTGGTTTTTTAGGCTCTGGAAGTCCTCATAAAATCATCGATGCATTGGTAGAAAAAGGTGTAAAAGACTTAACCTTAATTTGTAATGATACTGCATTTGTAGATGCTGGCGTTGGTAAAATGATTGTGACAAAGCAGTTTAAAAAGGTGATCGTCTCTCATATTGGAACAAACAAAGAAACTGGTAGACAGATGAACGAAAAAGAGACAGAGGTTGTATTGGTTCCTCAAGGAACATTAGCAGAGCAGGTTCGAGCAGGTGGAGCGGGTCTTGGTGGAATTTTAACACCGACAGGAGTTGGCACACTGGTTGAAGAAGGGAAGCAAAAAATAGAAGTTGGCGGTAAAACATACCTGTTAGAGTTGCCTCTAAGAGCTGATGTAGCACTTATTTTCGGAAATAAGGTTGATAAAAAAGGAAATATTTATTTTGAAGGTGCTTCTAGAAACTTTAATACACTAATGGCTATGGCAGCGGATACTGTTATTATCGAAGCAGAAGAGATTGTGGAAGTTGGGAGCATCGCTCCTCAAGATGTAGTAACCCCTGGCATATTTATAGATTACATTGTTGGAGGTGGAAAGTAA
- a CDS encoding sigma-54 interaction domain-containing protein — translation MRKNVNEELKSLKQSMEMLEDLLDTAYYGMAIVDTEGKIVKWNYEKLMGIKESDVLDQYVQDIIENTRLHIVAKTGEKELFEIQTIQGRDMITSRVPIIKDGNIIGAAGTVLFKDVKELKSLVQKLEALEDTVHKYKGAIKRLHKTKFSFDNIITQNNRMIYLKEIAKMAAESNATILIQGESGTGKELFAHGVHKASFRKHGPFVTINCAAIPNELLESELFGYEPGAFTGAKKEGKIGKFELANGGTILLDEIGSMPMEMQAKLLRVLEGRELERVGGNARIEIDIRLIASTNENLEKAVEEGKFRQDLYYRLNVIQIEIPPLRDRIDDIPLLAEHILKQLADSIALPNKKLSNDTIHVLRNHHWPGNIRELRNVLERSFILCKENTIQVEHLPDYLSKKAVHNAFEEEDSLLLKDIIARVEKEAIKRAIEESKGNKSMAAKLLGIHRTALYKKIEIYDIDI, via the coding sequence TTGAGAAAAAATGTAAATGAGGAGCTGAAAAGTCTAAAACAGAGTATGGAAATGCTGGAAGACTTATTAGATACTGCTTATTATGGCATGGCGATTGTGGATACAGAAGGAAAAATCGTCAAGTGGAATTATGAAAAGCTGATGGGAATAAAGGAATCCGATGTTCTGGACCAATATGTTCAAGATATCATAGAAAATACCCGACTTCATATTGTAGCAAAAACAGGGGAAAAAGAGCTGTTTGAAATACAAACAATACAGGGTAGAGATATGATCACCAGTAGAGTACCCATCATAAAGGACGGTAATATTATTGGAGCGGCAGGTACTGTGCTTTTTAAGGATGTGAAGGAACTAAAATCCCTGGTGCAAAAGCTGGAAGCGTTAGAGGATACAGTTCACAAATATAAAGGAGCGATTAAAAGGCTTCATAAAACGAAATTTTCCTTTGATAATATTATTACACAGAACAATCGAATGATCTATTTAAAAGAGATCGCCAAAATGGCTGCGGAGAGCAATGCGACGATTTTAATTCAAGGAGAAAGTGGTACAGGGAAGGAATTATTTGCCCATGGCGTGCATAAGGCAAGCTTCAGAAAACACGGCCCCTTCGTTACGATTAACTGTGCAGCGATTCCCAATGAACTGTTAGAATCAGAGCTGTTTGGATACGAGCCGGGGGCTTTTACTGGGGCTAAAAAGGAAGGTAAAATCGGTAAATTTGAATTGGCCAATGGCGGAACCATCCTACTGGATGAGATCGGCTCTATGCCCATGGAAATGCAGGCAAAGCTATTAAGAGTACTGGAAGGCAGAGAATTAGAGCGGGTCGGTGGCAATGCGAGAATTGAAATTGACATTCGATTAATTGCCTCTACCAATGAAAATCTAGAAAAAGCCGTGGAGGAAGGAAAGTTTCGACAGGATTTATACTATAGGTTGAATGTAATACAGATAGAAATTCCACCCTTAAGAGACCGAATTGATGATATTCCTTTACTGGCGGAACATATTTTAAAGCAGCTAGCGGATAGCATTGCGCTACCGAACAAAAAGCTTTCAAATGATACGATTCATGTGCTGAGAAACCATCATTGGCCAGGGAATATAAGAGAGCTTCGAAATGTGCTGGAGCGGTCCTTTATATTATGTAAGGAAAATACCATCCAAGTGGAGCATCTGCCGGATTACTTAAGCAAGAAGGCCGTTCATAATGCATTTGAAGAAGAAGATTCCCTACTGCTAAAGGATATTATTGCTAGGGTGGAAAAGGAAGCCATTAAAAGAGCCATTGAAGAAAGTAAAGGAAATAAATCTATGGCTGCTAAATTATTAGGGATTCATAGAACGGCTTTATATAAAAAAATAGAAATCTATGATATTGATATTTAA
- a CDS encoding ammonia-forming cytochrome c nitrite reductase subunit c552, giving the protein MNPHRKLLILTMIFLLVFFSTIGCKKQENNIGEPNENKKPEQNAKIPPPNEMILSAEAWKDQYPLIYESLQMTSRFKDGVTEDPELGGSHPISYLEKYPDIKILYDGIGFGKEYYAARGHFYSLTDVINTARPKPGASCLACKTADYEKLLLEYKDEFYAMDFHKVSQEIENGITCYTCHRNEPGKQIQTTTPQFNAASSKLEKDLKPGTLACAQCHVEYYMEPTTKEVILPWDQGLEIAEIEKYYDDLDYYDWKHPRTGTPLIKVQHPEFETYTGSIHDKMGVTCADCHMPTVEENGEKYKSHWAKSPLKNVNESCGTCHSAEIDGLTAKVQSIQKEIDDQLLEIGAMLVTLVEEFGHVLENNKLDDPAMNELWDLHRKAQYRWDFVFVENSTGFHHTEKARNALKEAKDYAQQALDKLKEYQ; this is encoded by the coding sequence ATGAATCCACATAGAAAATTGCTTATTTTAACGATGATATTTCTTTTGGTATTTTTCAGCACCATTGGCTGTAAAAAACAAGAAAATAACATAGGAGAGCCCAATGAAAACAAGAAACCTGAACAAAATGCCAAGATACCACCTCCAAATGAAATGATTTTATCAGCCGAAGCATGGAAAGATCAATATCCCCTAATTTATGAATCCTTACAAATGACTTCACGATTTAAAGATGGTGTCACTGAAGATCCAGAGCTGGGTGGCTCTCATCCGATTAGTTATCTAGAAAAATATCCGGATATAAAAATATTATACGATGGTATCGGCTTTGGAAAAGAATATTATGCAGCTCGGGGTCATTTCTATTCCCTTACGGATGTTATTAATACAGCAAGACCTAAGCCAGGTGCTTCCTGCCTTGCTTGTAAAACTGCTGATTATGAAAAGCTGCTCTTAGAATATAAGGATGAATTCTATGCCATGGACTTCCATAAGGTATCTCAAGAAATAGAAAATGGCATTACATGCTATACCTGTCATAGAAATGAACCGGGTAAACAAATTCAAACGACGACACCGCAATTTAATGCTGCTTCCAGTAAACTTGAAAAAGATTTAAAGCCTGGTACATTAGCCTGTGCACAGTGTCACGTAGAATATTATATGGAGCCAACAACAAAGGAAGTGATTCTACCTTGGGATCAAGGCTTAGAAATAGCAGAGATTGAAAAGTACTACGATGATTTAGATTATTACGACTGGAAGCATCCAAGAACAGGAACCCCTTTAATTAAGGTACAACATCCGGAATTTGAAACTTATACTGGAAGTATTCACGATAAAATGGGGGTTACTTGTGCCGATTGTCATATGCCAACAGTAGAAGAAAATGGCGAAAAGTATAAGTCCCACTGGGCAAAAAGTCCATTGAAAAATGTCAATGAGTCCTGCGGTACTTGTCATAGCGCTGAAATAGATGGATTAACTGCAAAAGTGCAATCCATACAAAAAGAGATCGATGATCAGCTACTGGAAATCGGTGCTATGCTTGTAACATTAGTTGAAGAGTTTGGCCACGTTTTGGAAAATAATAAATTAGATGATCCCGCAATGAACGAACTTTGGGATTTACACAGAAAAGCACAGTATCGATGGGATTTTGTCTTTGTCGAAAATAGTACGGGCTTCCATCATACTGAAAAAGCTAGAAATGCTTTGAAAGAAGCTAAGGATTATGCACAACAAGCGCTGGATAAATTAAAAGAATATCAATAA
- a CDS encoding cytochrome c biogenesis protein ResB gives MSISLKKIFNFLKSMKFGLLLLGLLCFVAIIGSIIPQGREEAFYLNTYTSLWSQIIVSFKLYDIYHSLGFILIFFALTLNLFLCSTIRLRKLLKQNRLSLFGSWLIHVGLLAIIISYSYGQYTYFDTYAYGTPGSTLAVAETNFFMKINDFNVVYREDGSVQQYITDATLSDKEGNALVSGEISVNHPMRYEGYTFYQHSTGWASDIDVYKDSEHITKTVLYDGTAYVDNEEYLILQMHHFYPDFIATEAGFASKSNHLNNPKILYSLFYGGQRVLMNVTSLDEDIHWQNYTFKFSQPQRYTYLSVNKMNGKAGAMIGSGIIILGLFLAFYGKSKEIISTKNKEVSI, from the coding sequence ATGAGTATTTCTTTGAAAAAAATATTCAATTTTTTAAAATCAATGAAATTTGGATTGTTATTGCTGGGACTATTGTGTTTCGTTGCTATCATTGGTTCTATTATACCCCAAGGGAGAGAAGAAGCCTTTTATTTGAATACCTATACTTCCCTATGGTCTCAAATCATCGTTTCCTTCAAGCTATACGACATCTATCATTCCTTAGGATTTATTCTAATCTTCTTTGCTTTAACCTTAAACCTATTTCTATGCAGCACCATTCGACTTAGGAAGCTTCTGAAACAAAATAGACTGAGCTTATTCGGCTCATGGCTGATTCATGTAGGCCTTCTTGCAATCATCATATCTTATAGCTACGGTCAATATACCTATTTCGATACTTATGCCTATGGTACTCCCGGCTCCACCCTAGCCGTAGCAGAGACGAATTTCTTTATGAAGATCAATGATTTTAATGTTGTGTATCGAGAAGATGGTTCTGTTCAACAGTATATTACCGATGCTACTTTATCGGACAAAGAAGGCAATGCTCTTGTTTCTGGAGAAATATCCGTGAACCATCCTATGAGATACGAAGGGTATACCTTTTATCAACATAGCACTGGCTGGGCTTCTGACATAGATGTATATAAAGATTCGGAACATATAACAAAGACAGTTCTATACGATGGCACTGCCTATGTGGATAATGAAGAATATCTCATCCTTCAGATGCATCATTTTTATCCAGATTTTATAGCTACAGAAGCCGGTTTTGCTTCTAAATCTAATCATTTAAACAATCCCAAAATACTCTATTCACTGTTCTACGGTGGACAAAGGGTGCTGATGAACGTGACTTCCTTAGATGAAGATATCCATTGGCAGAACTACACCTTTAAGTTCTCACAGCCTCAAAGGTATACTTATTTATCTGTAAATAAAATGAATGGGAAGGCCGGTGCAATGATAGGCTCCGGAATCATTATTTTAGGATTGTTCTTGGCTTTCTATGGAAAATCTAAAGAAATTATTTCTACAAAAAACAAGGAGGTTTCCATCTAA